From Pontibacter actiniarum, a single genomic window includes:
- the eboE gene encoding metabolite traffic protein EboE: protein MYLDQGYHLTYCTNIHPGESWSEVYQNLKTYLPPLKKELSPDKPFGIGLRLSHKASEELLEGDRLPKLKGWLQEQDLYVFTMNGFPYGGFHHQEVKDKVHQPDWTTADRLGYTVRLAKVLAELLPEGMEGGISTSPLSYKPWLLEEDDQKKKSVYAQSAKHLVQLVEELLKLKQRTGKTIHLDLEPEPDGLLENSNEVINFYQEWLLPMGLQKLQEQEELPLTKDEAREALYTHLQLCYDVCHFALAYEKPAEAFAKLRHAGIRIGKIQLSAALKTRLPEDVETRGEIAETMATFAESTYLHQVVEKDNEGNLTQYPDLTFALQHIRKPNAVEWRTHFHVPLFTQEYNELQSTQEDVAEVLRLLQQNNVTQHLEVETYTWDVLPEDLKKDLSLSIRRELEWVIEHINKTHNAENGSSEHRRAHEIPNR from the coding sequence ATGTACCTGGACCAAGGCTATCACCTGACGTACTGTACCAACATCCACCCCGGCGAAAGCTGGAGCGAGGTGTACCAAAACCTGAAAACATACTTGCCTCCGCTTAAAAAAGAACTCTCCCCCGACAAACCCTTCGGCATTGGCCTGCGCCTTTCGCACAAGGCCAGCGAGGAGCTACTAGAAGGGGACCGCCTGCCAAAGCTGAAAGGCTGGCTGCAGGAGCAGGATCTGTACGTGTTCACCATGAATGGTTTCCCCTACGGCGGTTTCCATCATCAGGAGGTAAAGGACAAGGTGCACCAGCCCGACTGGACCACGGCCGACCGCCTGGGCTACACGGTTCGCCTGGCGAAGGTGCTGGCAGAGCTGCTGCCCGAGGGCATGGAAGGCGGCATCTCCACCTCTCCCCTCTCCTACAAGCCCTGGCTGCTGGAGGAGGATGACCAGAAAAAGAAGTCCGTTTACGCACAGTCTGCCAAGCACCTGGTGCAGCTGGTGGAAGAGCTCCTGAAGCTAAAGCAGCGCACGGGCAAAACCATACACCTCGACCTGGAGCCGGAGCCGGACGGGCTGCTGGAGAACTCCAATGAGGTGATCAACTTTTACCAGGAGTGGCTGCTGCCGATGGGCCTGCAGAAGCTGCAGGAACAGGAAGAGCTGCCCCTGACAAAGGATGAAGCCCGGGAGGCCCTGTACACGCACCTGCAGCTTTGCTACGACGTGTGCCATTTCGCCCTGGCCTACGAGAAGCCGGCAGAGGCCTTTGCCAAGCTGCGGCACGCGGGCATCCGGATCGGGAAGATACAGCTCAGCGCCGCCCTCAAAACCAGGCTGCCGGAGGATGTGGAAACACGCGGCGAGATAGCCGAAACCATGGCCACCTTTGCCGAATCGACCTACCTGCACCAGGTGGTGGAAAAGGACAACGAAGGCAACCTGACGCAGTACCCGGACCTGACCTTCGCACTGCAGCACATCCGCAAGCCCAACGCCGTGGAGTGGCGCACGCACTTCCACGTGCCGCTGTTTACGCAGGAGTACAACGAGTTGCAGTCTACGCAGGAGGATGTGGCGGAAGTGCTGCGGCTGCTACAGCAAAACAACGTAACACAGCACCTGGAGGTGGAGACCTACACCTGGGACGTTCTCCCGGAAGACCTCAAAAAAGACCTTTCCCTATCCATCCGGCGCGAGCTGGAGTGGGTAATCGAACATATCAACAAAACTCATAATGCAGAAAACGGTAGTTCTGAACATCGTAGGGCTCACGAAATCCCTAATCGGTAA
- a CDS encoding 3-dehydroquinate synthase, which translates to MKTIEQNFAVPFRYGVYFTENLFAPSNQVLADVLAQDRASGPRKVMFVVDSGVAEAHPQLLEHIHHYTLAHPDALQQVAAPLVLPGGEEAKNSKEHLQAILSSINKFGVCRHSYLIAIGGGAVLDLAGFAAAIAHRGIRHIRVPSTVLSQNDSGVGVKNGINAFGKKNFLGTFAPPFAVINDSNFLLTLEDRDWRSGISEAVKVALIKDAAFYQRIKQDAGKLAQRDMEAMQQLIHRCAELHVEHIGGPDPFELGSSRPLDFGHWAAHKLEQLSKYSLRHGEAVAIGIALDVVYSQLQGLLTEAEQDDVLDLLQELGFELFTPELAQQTPDGQLAVIQGLREFREHLGGELTIMLLRQIGVGEEVHHVDEHLVQQAIALLQKKRQPQPLSQV; encoded by the coding sequence ATGAAGACGATTGAACAGAATTTTGCAGTACCATTTCGGTATGGGGTATACTTCACAGAGAACCTCTTTGCCCCTTCGAACCAGGTGCTGGCCGATGTGCTGGCACAGGACAGGGCTTCCGGCCCACGCAAAGTAATGTTTGTGGTCGACAGCGGCGTGGCCGAAGCGCACCCGCAACTGCTTGAGCACATCCACCATTACACCTTGGCGCACCCCGATGCACTGCAGCAGGTGGCGGCACCGCTTGTGTTGCCGGGCGGCGAGGAGGCCAAGAACAGCAAGGAGCACCTGCAAGCCATACTTTCCTCTATCAACAAATTCGGCGTGTGCCGCCACTCCTACCTGATCGCGATCGGCGGAGGGGCCGTGCTAGACCTGGCAGGCTTTGCCGCCGCCATTGCACACCGCGGCATCCGCCACATACGCGTTCCCAGTACCGTGCTGTCGCAGAACGACTCCGGCGTAGGCGTAAAGAACGGCATTAACGCCTTTGGCAAGAAAAACTTCCTCGGCACGTTCGCGCCCCCTTTTGCCGTAATCAACGACAGCAACTTTCTGCTGACGCTGGAAGACCGCGACTGGCGGTCCGGGATTTCGGAGGCTGTAAAGGTAGCCCTTATCAAGGATGCGGCCTTTTACCAACGCATCAAGCAGGATGCCGGAAAGCTGGCGCAGCGCGACATGGAGGCCATGCAGCAGCTCATCCACCGCTGCGCAGAACTGCACGTGGAGCACATCGGCGGCCCGGACCCCTTTGAGCTGGGCTCCTCCCGTCCGCTGGACTTTGGCCACTGGGCGGCACACAAGCTGGAGCAGCTCAGCAAGTACAGCCTGCGCCACGGGGAAGCCGTCGCCATCGGCATTGCGCTGGATGTGGTTTACTCGCAGCTCCAGGGCCTCCTGACCGAAGCCGAGCAGGACGATGTGCTGGACCTGCTGCAGGAGCTGGGCTTTGAGCTTTTTACCCCGGAGCTGGCACAGCAAACCCCGGACGGGCAGCTGGCCGTGATACAGGGCCTGCGGGAATTCCGGGAGCACCTGGGCGGCGAGCTGACCATTATGCTGCTGCGCCAGATCGGGGTGGGCGAAGAGGTTCACCACGTAGATGAGCACCTTGTGCAACAGGCCATTGCCCTTCTACAGAAAAAACGTCAACCTCAGCCGCTTTCGCAAGTATAA
- a CDS encoding YczE/YyaS/YitT family protein — MQLNIFKGDTTRNWLIRYAFFFMGLVCFGLGIAISVKVKYLGLHPWDVLNVAFSQRFGFSIGTWSVFIGLALILVSLFISRKYINIGTFLNALLIGPILDFFLWLDVLPDATHTGLDYLLLLLGILIVGIGGGLYVAGGIGAGPRDGFMLTISDRTGFSVSKARIVVECVVLVIGYLLGGPVFIVTFFYTFILSPIFQVSLKLFARLRDMLCEPKPAKARV, encoded by the coding sequence ATGCAACTAAACATTTTCAAAGGCGACACTACCCGCAACTGGCTCATCCGCTATGCCTTCTTTTTTATGGGCCTCGTATGCTTTGGGCTTGGCATCGCCATCTCTGTAAAAGTTAAATATCTAGGCCTGCACCCGTGGGATGTACTGAATGTGGCGTTCTCCCAACGGTTTGGCTTTAGCATTGGCACCTGGAGCGTCTTTATCGGACTGGCCCTGATCCTGGTCTCCCTGTTTATCAGCAGAAAGTACATCAACATCGGGACATTCCTAAACGCCCTGCTTATCGGCCCTATACTTGACTTTTTCCTGTGGCTGGATGTGTTGCCAGACGCGACCCATACCGGGCTGGACTACCTCTTGTTACTGCTTGGGATTTTGATTGTGGGCATTGGAGGAGGCTTGTATGTGGCAGGAGGCATCGGCGCTGGCCCCCGGGACGGCTTTATGCTTACGATCTCTGACCGGACAGGCTTTTCGGTGAGCAAGGCGCGTATTGTGGTGGAGTGCGTGGTGCTGGTGATCGGGTACCTGCTAGGCGGGCCGGTATTTATCGTTACCTTCTTCTACACCTTTATCCTGAGTCCGATTTTCCAGGTTTCGCTAAAGCTGTTTGCCCGCCTGCGCGATATGCTCTGTGAGCCGAAGCCGGCAAAGGCAAGGGTATAA
- a CDS encoding TatD family hydrolase, producing MNTQNLMLIDPHIHMTSRTTDDYARMRQAGIVAIIEPAFWLGQPRTEPGSFKDYFSSLVGWERFRASQFGIKHYCTIGLNSKEANNEPLAEQVMELLPLFVCKEGVVGVGEIGYDDQTPIEDKYFRAQLELAKEVNLPVQVHTPHRDKKAGTIKSMEVCLEHGIAPDMVVIDHNNEETVKDVLDRGFWAAFTIYPNSKMGNERMVEIVKQYGSERIIVNSSADWGVSDPLSVPKTASLMLERGISLEDVRKVCYQNALDSFGKSGQMHESDWLQGSQVDQREKFSDNSVLRGGQTPVVGDVTTDGTLESNIVR from the coding sequence ATGAATACGCAGAACCTGATGCTGATCGACCCGCACATCCACATGACCTCCCGCACTACCGACGATTACGCGCGCATGCGCCAGGCAGGCATTGTGGCCATCATAGAGCCGGCTTTCTGGCTGGGCCAGCCCCGCACCGAGCCCGGCTCCTTTAAAGACTACTTCAGCAGCCTGGTGGGCTGGGAGCGCTTCCGGGCAAGCCAGTTCGGCATTAAACACTACTGCACCATCGGCCTTAACTCCAAGGAAGCTAACAACGAGCCGCTGGCCGAGCAGGTAATGGAGCTGTTGCCGCTGTTTGTCTGCAAAGAAGGCGTGGTAGGCGTAGGCGAGATCGGCTATGACGACCAGACACCTATCGAAGACAAGTACTTCAGGGCGCAGCTGGAGCTCGCCAAGGAAGTAAACCTGCCCGTGCAGGTGCACACCCCGCACCGCGACAAGAAAGCCGGTACCATCAAGAGCATGGAAGTGTGCCTGGAGCACGGCATCGCCCCCGACATGGTGGTGATTGACCATAACAACGAAGAAACGGTGAAAGACGTGCTGGACAGAGGCTTCTGGGCTGCCTTTACCATCTACCCTAATTCTAAAATGGGCAATGAGCGCATGGTTGAGATTGTGAAGCAGTACGGCTCTGAGCGTATCATCGTAAACTCATCTGCCGATTGGGGCGTAAGCGATCCGCTTTCGGTGCCAAAAACGGCATCTTTGATGCTGGAGCGCGGTATCAGCTTAGAAGATGTGCGTAAAGTTTGTTACCAAAATGCACTCGACTCCTTTGGTAAAAGCGGCCAGATGCATGAGTCAGACTGGCTACAGGGAAGCCAGGTAGACCAGCGCGAGAAGTTCTCGGACAACTCCGTTCTACGTGGTGGTCAAACGCCTGTGGTAGGCGACGTAACCACCGACGGCACACTGGAATCTAACATAGTACGCTAA
- a CDS encoding outer membrane beta-barrel family protein yields MKKNLLVLLLGLGTTAVLAQAPQQARPQQQQQAAIPGTTAPKGNAKISGTVLDADTKQPIEFATVALINLSTGKPIDGTMADDKGRFTLQKVAAGKYKLNVSFLGYQLQAVENVTVASDNAEVNVGTVALGADTKKLSEVVITGEKPLVEEKIDRTVYNAEKDITNAGGSAADVLQKVPSLSVDTDGNVQLRGSANVRVLINNKPSSIMAGSVADALKQIPADMIKSVEVITSPSAKYDAEGTAGIINIITKKDSGLQGVNGSVALTGGTRSSNGNASLNVRKGKLGINASASTFMFYNHGNMSNTTVFAEPIETRTIRNQFGDTEIRGAFMNGQLGFDYEISAKNSLSGSIRRNGGEFKMQNDQSQTLTEGGVLQPEEVYNTDIENRNKRQGTDINLDFVHTFEKPGQELAILSQYATTNTDTRNYQDRFNAGEAPYYLQRNQNDGGNDELTFQVDYVHPFENKTTLEIGAKSIFRDVDSDGIYRDIEKGEEETRREKFEYGQDVYASYLTYGFTLSKKLNVKLGGRYEYTEIDANLITAIRKFSDSYDNIIPSVALSYTIKEKHTVKANFTQRIQRPSLFYLNPFDQVQAPGTVVRGNPDLDAELTDLYELGYSTYFKTSSISASLYMRQTDNAIETVPDVEGNTTVLTFANVAKNKTYGMSLFGSVKPVKAWNISGSSNIYYVDLKSTKYNNSGWMYNINANSSYDFGKGLSAQFNGGFNSRRVQLQGRFSSFSYHTLAIKKELFEGKGGISLGLDNPFRKSMKMNNDVEAIGYTQKIHINNYNRGARVTFDYRFGKMEKQKAPRRKRSIRNDDTKQGDGNGAAGGVQ; encoded by the coding sequence ATGAAGAAAAATCTACTTGTATTATTGCTGGGCCTAGGTACCACAGCAGTACTGGCACAGGCTCCCCAGCAGGCACGCCCACAGCAGCAGCAGCAAGCAGCCATTCCGGGCACCACCGCGCCGAAAGGCAACGCTAAAATCAGCGGTACTGTGCTGGATGCCGATACGAAGCAGCCTATTGAGTTTGCTACCGTAGCGCTTATTAACCTCAGCACCGGCAAGCCTATAGATGGCACCATGGCCGATGATAAAGGCCGCTTTACCTTACAGAAAGTAGCCGCTGGCAAGTATAAACTAAATGTTTCTTTCCTGGGCTACCAGTTGCAGGCGGTAGAGAATGTGACCGTAGCCTCTGATAATGCTGAAGTAAACGTAGGAACAGTTGCTCTTGGCGCTGATACAAAGAAACTGAGCGAAGTAGTAATTACAGGCGAAAAGCCACTGGTAGAAGAGAAGATAGACCGCACCGTCTACAATGCGGAAAAAGACATTACCAACGCTGGCGGCAGTGCTGCCGATGTACTGCAGAAAGTGCCTTCGCTCAGCGTGGATACAGACGGTAACGTACAGCTGCGTGGTAGCGCTAACGTGCGGGTGCTAATCAACAACAAGCCTTCTTCTATCATGGCGGGTAGCGTGGCTGATGCACTCAAGCAGATCCCAGCCGACATGATCAAGTCAGTAGAGGTAATCACAAGCCCATCTGCCAAGTATGACGCGGAAGGTACAGCTGGTATCATTAACATCATCACCAAAAAAGACAGCGGCCTGCAAGGTGTAAACGGCTCTGTGGCGCTTACAGGTGGCACCCGCTCCAGCAACGGCAACGCCAGCCTGAATGTGCGCAAAGGCAAGCTTGGCATTAACGCCAGCGCCAGCACGTTCATGTTCTACAACCACGGCAACATGTCTAACACCACTGTCTTTGCCGAACCAATCGAGACAAGAACCATACGCAACCAGTTTGGTGATACCGAAATCCGTGGTGCTTTTATGAACGGGCAACTTGGGTTTGACTATGAGATTTCTGCCAAGAACAGCCTTTCGGGTAGTATTCGCCGTAACGGGGGCGAGTTTAAGATGCAGAACGACCAAAGCCAGACCTTAACCGAAGGAGGCGTGTTGCAGCCTGAAGAAGTTTATAACACTGATATCGAGAACCGCAACAAGCGCCAGGGCACTGACATAAACCTCGACTTTGTACATACTTTTGAGAAGCCGGGTCAGGAGCTCGCCATCCTTTCGCAGTACGCCACAACCAACACCGATACCCGCAACTACCAGGATCGCTTTAACGCCGGCGAAGCGCCGTACTACTTACAGCGTAACCAAAACGACGGTGGTAATGACGAGCTGACGTTTCAGGTGGACTATGTGCACCCGTTTGAAAACAAAACAACTTTAGAGATAGGTGCAAAAAGCATTTTCAGGGACGTGGACAGCGATGGCATCTACCGTGACATAGAGAAAGGGGAAGAAGAAACAAGGCGGGAGAAGTTTGAGTACGGCCAGGATGTTTACGCCTCATACTTAACCTATGGCTTCACCCTAAGCAAAAAGCTAAACGTGAAGCTTGGTGGCCGCTATGAATACACCGAAATCGACGCCAACCTTATAACGGCAATAAGGAAGTTCTCAGATAGTTATGATAACATCATTCCAAGTGTAGCGCTCTCTTACACCATCAAAGAAAAGCACACGGTAAAAGCGAATTTCACCCAACGTATTCAGCGTCCGTCGTTGTTCTACCTGAACCCTTTTGACCAGGTGCAGGCACCAGGCACAGTAGTACGCGGTAACCCAGACCTTGATGCGGAGCTAACTGACCTTTACGAGTTAGGCTACAGCACCTATTTCAAAACGTCCTCCATCAGCGCCTCTCTTTACATGCGCCAGACGGATAACGCCATCGAAACGGTGCCTGATGTAGAAGGAAACACAACGGTGCTGACCTTTGCCAACGTGGCTAAGAACAAGACCTACGGCATGAGCCTCTTCGGTTCGGTTAAACCTGTAAAAGCCTGGAACATCAGTGGTAGCTCGAACATCTATTATGTTGACCTGAAGAGCACCAAGTATAACAACAGCGGTTGGATGTACAACATCAACGCTAACTCTTCTTATGATTTTGGCAAAGGCTTAAGCGCACAGTTCAACGGTGGCTTTAACTCCAGAAGGGTACAGTTGCAAGGCAGGTTCTCCTCTTTCTCCTATCATACTTTAGCGATCAAGAAGGAACTGTTTGAGGGCAAAGGCGGCATCAGCTTAGGTTTGGACAACCCCTTCCGCAAGAGCATGAAGATGAACAACGATGTAGAGGCGATCGGCTACACGCAGAAAATACACATCAACAACTATAACCGCGGCGCCCGTGTTACCTTCGACTACCGCTTCGGTAAGATGGAGAAACAAAAGGCACCACGCCGTAAACGCAGCATCCGCAACGACGACACCAAACAAGGGGACGGCAACGGAGCAGCAGGCGGGGTTCAATAA
- a CDS encoding nitrite/sulfite reductase — protein sequence MQSFRTEIENPIVEKDIIELEKKIRLYREGKLQEDKFKSLRLARGVYGQRQLGVQMVRIKLPFGKLTTQQLTRIADISDEYSTGNLHLTTRQDIQIHFVSLDRTPVLWAKLEQDDITLREACGNTVRNVTASPEAGIDPNEPFDVSPYADATFRYFLRNPICQDMGRKFKMSFSSSDSDTAMSYMHDLGFIPKLKDGERGFKVMIGGGLGAQPALAHTAFEFLPENKVIPLIEGVLRIFDRYGERNNRNKARFKYLIAKLGLDEVMRLVNEEYKALKSHVYEIDKSIEFNPAPPAAKEIPDFVVEDTDKYNKWLKTNVFSQKQEGFYGIYIKVQIGDISSTTARKLVPLVREFAADEIRVTQGQNLLLKYVRAEALPYFFAQLDELGLAEPGFNSVADITTCPGTDTCNLGISNSTNITKVLEQVIVQEYPEMLFNTDIKIKISGCMNSCGQHGMANLGFHGSSLKSGKSVVPALQVLLGGGTVNNGEGRIAQKLLKVPSKRGPEVLRYVLNDYQAKKQEGEHFNAYYDRNGKDYFYQLLKPLTDLTTLTPEDFIDWGHQDDFQPAIGVGECAGVMIDLVATLLYEADEKLEWAGEAMEGKRFADAIYYGYAAFISTAKALLLDKNVSTNTQNSIMEEFDKNFVETGIFSFGADFKSKVLQINQNQPSEAFAKDYLNQALLFLQEATRYRQEKVVNV from the coding sequence ATGCAAAGCTTCAGAACAGAAATAGAAAACCCCATAGTCGAAAAAGACATCATCGAACTGGAGAAAAAGATACGCCTTTACCGCGAAGGAAAGCTCCAGGAAGATAAGTTTAAGAGCCTTCGCCTGGCGCGTGGCGTATATGGCCAACGCCAGTTAGGCGTGCAGATGGTGCGCATCAAACTGCCTTTCGGAAAGCTGACCACGCAGCAACTGACGCGCATTGCCGATATCTCAGATGAGTACTCAACAGGTAACCTGCACCTGACTACGCGGCAGGATATCCAGATTCACTTCGTGAGTCTGGATAGAACACCCGTGCTTTGGGCGAAACTGGAGCAGGACGATATTACCTTGCGAGAGGCCTGCGGTAACACCGTACGTAATGTAACGGCCTCACCGGAGGCTGGTATTGACCCGAACGAGCCCTTCGACGTGTCGCCTTATGCGGATGCTACTTTCCGATACTTCCTGCGCAACCCAATTTGCCAGGACATGGGGCGTAAGTTTAAAATGTCGTTCTCGTCCAGCGACTCCGATACGGCGATGTCTTACATGCATGATCTGGGCTTTATCCCAAAGCTTAAGGACGGAGAGCGCGGCTTTAAAGTGATGATTGGCGGTGGATTAGGCGCTCAGCCTGCACTGGCACATACAGCATTTGAGTTTCTGCCAGAGAACAAGGTGATTCCGCTTATAGAAGGCGTGCTACGTATTTTTGACCGCTACGGAGAGCGCAACAACCGCAACAAAGCCAGGTTTAAATACCTGATTGCTAAGCTGGGTCTGGATGAGGTGATGCGCCTGGTGAATGAGGAATACAAGGCCCTGAAGTCGCATGTATATGAGATTGACAAAAGTATAGAATTCAACCCTGCACCTCCGGCAGCTAAGGAGATTCCTGACTTCGTTGTAGAGGATACAGATAAGTATAACAAGTGGCTAAAGACGAATGTGTTCAGCCAAAAACAGGAAGGATTCTACGGTATCTATATCAAAGTGCAAATTGGAGACATCAGCAGCACTACAGCCAGAAAGCTAGTGCCATTGGTACGAGAGTTTGCAGCCGATGAGATACGTGTTACGCAGGGCCAGAACCTGTTGCTGAAGTACGTGCGTGCAGAGGCGCTGCCATACTTCTTTGCTCAGCTAGATGAATTGGGCCTTGCAGAGCCCGGCTTCAACAGCGTTGCTGATATTACCACCTGCCCGGGTACCGACACCTGCAACTTAGGAATCTCGAATAGTACGAATATCACCAAAGTGCTGGAGCAGGTGATTGTGCAGGAGTACCCGGAGATGCTCTTTAACACCGACATCAAAATAAAGATAAGCGGTTGTATGAACTCCTGTGGCCAGCATGGCATGGCGAACCTAGGTTTTCATGGCTCCTCGCTCAAGAGCGGAAAAAGCGTGGTTCCGGCGCTGCAGGTGCTGTTAGGCGGCGGCACCGTGAACAATGGTGAAGGCCGTATTGCGCAAAAGTTGTTAAAAGTGCCTAGCAAACGAGGACCCGAAGTGCTGCGCTATGTGCTGAACGACTACCAGGCAAAGAAGCAGGAAGGTGAACACTTCAATGCTTACTACGACCGCAACGGCAAAGACTATTTTTACCAGTTACTAAAGCCGCTTACCGACCTTACCACCTTAACACCAGAAGATTTTATAGACTGGGGCCATCAGGATGATTTTCAGCCTGCCATTGGTGTGGGGGAGTGTGCCGGTGTGATGATTGACCTGGTAGCTACGCTGTTGTATGAGGCTGATGAGAAACTGGAATGGGCCGGAGAAGCGATGGAAGGCAAGCGATTCGCGGATGCCATTTACTACGGCTATGCAGCCTTCATCAGCACAGCAAAAGCCCTGCTGCTAGACAAAAATGTGAGCACCAATACGCAGAACAGCATCATGGAGGAGTTCGACAAAAACTTTGTAGAGACAGGCATCTTCAGCTTTGGAGCAGACTTCAAGAGCAAGGTGCTGCAGATCAATCAAAACCAACCAAGCGAGGCTTTTGCAAAAGATTACCTAAACCAGGCCCTGCTGTTTCTACAGGAAGCAACTCGCTATCGCCAGGAAAAAGTTGTGAATGTGTGA
- the eboC gene encoding UbiA-like protein EboC (EboC, a homolog the polyprenyltransferase UbiA, belongs to system of proteins involved in the trafficking of precursor metabolites to an extracytoplasmic compartment so that the biosynthesis of certain natural products, such as scytonemin, can be completed.), with amino-acid sequence MTKVGAYLRLMRPANIVTAIADIMLGYAASGALLSLSLWENGFEAANLYLLGWLVLATIGLYGGGVVFNDVFDAELDRVERPERPIPSGRASLAGASILGLVLLVGGVLAAWQVSVASAAIALAVALLALLYDWKGKHHTFLGPINMGACRGGNLLLGVSAIPAAIEDLWFIALIPIVYIAAITMVSRGEVHGGNTAALKGAVAMYALVFAGIISLALLPQFNLLYSLPFLLLFAFLIFPPLLKALPAREPKLIIKAVKAGILALIVMNASIAAGFAGWQYGLIVLLLLPVSIYIAKSFAVT; translated from the coding sequence ATGACGAAAGTTGGAGCATACCTGCGGCTGATGCGCCCGGCCAACATTGTAACCGCCATTGCAGATATTATGCTAGGTTACGCGGCCTCAGGCGCCTTGCTGTCGCTTAGCCTGTGGGAAAACGGATTTGAGGCGGCTAACCTGTACCTGCTCGGCTGGCTAGTGCTGGCCACCATCGGCCTGTACGGGGGCGGCGTAGTGTTTAACGATGTGTTTGATGCCGAGCTTGACCGCGTGGAGCGGCCAGAGCGGCCTATCCCGAGCGGGCGGGCCAGCCTGGCAGGTGCCTCCATACTTGGCCTGGTCCTGCTGGTTGGCGGCGTCCTGGCTGCGTGGCAGGTGTCGGTGGCCAGTGCGGCCATAGCCCTGGCCGTAGCGCTGCTTGCCCTGCTCTACGACTGGAAGGGCAAGCACCACACGTTTCTGGGGCCGATAAACATGGGCGCCTGCCGGGGCGGCAACCTGCTGCTGGGCGTGAGCGCCATCCCCGCCGCCATAGAGGATCTGTGGTTTATCGCCTTGATTCCTATCGTTTACATTGCAGCCATCACCATGGTAAGCCGCGGTGAGGTGCACGGTGGCAACACGGCAGCCCTCAAAGGAGCCGTCGCCATGTACGCGCTGGTCTTTGCGGGTATCATCAGCCTGGCGCTGTTGCCACAGTTTAACCTGCTGTACAGCCTGCCCTTCCTGTTGCTGTTCGCCTTCCTTATTTTCCCGCCGCTTCTCAAAGCCTTGCCGGCCCGGGAGCCAAAGCTTATCATCAAAGCCGTGAAAGCCGGTATTCTGGCCCTGATCGTGATGAACGCCAGCATCGCCGCCGGTTTTGCCGGCTGGCAGTACGGGCTGATCGTTTTACTGCTTTTACCCGTATCCATTTATATCGCCAAGAGCTTTGCCGTAACCTGA
- a CDS encoding EboA domain-containing protein yields the protein MYQADIYATKTFLKELLERSTTTQGQEWLTKKMELIDAEGATPKDLYLAFSAAPRFVGREPLHLSQHEIEMANLIRPGFNPSRWNAAQTARTLLILSQPYQDGEAFRDTIETLFNTADMGELVALYAALPLLPHPELFRSRAAEGFRTNMGDVFEAVALDNPYPADYMHEDAWNNMVLKTLFVGKPVFRIYGIEKRSNAKLARILSDYAHERWAAGRPVSPELWRPVGPFIDEAILEDIKKLFSQPNELEQEAAALACAESSCTPARELLNAHPQLKSRVENGEISWSLIGDKALAAN from the coding sequence GTGTATCAGGCAGACATCTACGCAACCAAAACATTTCTGAAAGAGCTGCTGGAGCGCAGCACCACCACACAGGGGCAGGAATGGCTCACAAAGAAAATGGAGCTCATCGATGCCGAAGGCGCTACCCCTAAAGACCTGTACCTGGCCTTTAGCGCCGCCCCCCGCTTTGTAGGACGAGAGCCGCTGCACCTCTCGCAACACGAAATAGAAATGGCTAACCTGATCCGGCCCGGGTTTAACCCAAGCCGCTGGAACGCCGCCCAAACCGCACGCACGCTTCTGATACTTTCGCAGCCTTACCAGGATGGCGAGGCCTTCCGTGATACCATCGAGACGCTGTTCAACACCGCCGACATGGGCGAGTTGGTGGCGCTGTACGCTGCCCTCCCGCTACTGCCGCACCCGGAGCTGTTCCGGAGCAGGGCCGCCGAGGGCTTCCGCACCAACATGGGCGACGTGTTCGAGGCGGTGGCCCTGGACAACCCCTACCCTGCTGACTACATGCACGAGGACGCCTGGAACAACATGGTGCTGAAGACGCTGTTTGTGGGCAAGCCCGTTTTCCGCATCTACGGCATCGAAAAGCGCAGCAACGCCAAGTTGGCCCGCATCCTGTCGGACTACGCCCACGAGCGCTGGGCCGCCGGCAGGCCGGTATCGCCGGAGCTGTGGCGCCCAGTGGGTCCTTTTATAGACGAGGCCATACTAGAGGATATCAAAAAGCTCTTCTCCCAGCCAAACGAGCTGGAGCAGGAGGCGGCAGCTCTGGCCTGTGCCGAAAGCAGCTGCACCCCCGCCAGGGAGCTCCTGAACGCACACCCCCAGCTAAAGTCCCGCGTCGAAAACGGGGAAATCAGCTGGAGCCTGATCGGCGACAAAGCGCTTGCCGCTAACTAG